A window of the Apostichopus japonicus isolate 1M-3 chromosome 8, ASM3797524v1, whole genome shotgun sequence genome harbors these coding sequences:
- the LOC139971039 gene encoding enoyl-CoA delta isomerase 1, mitochondrial-like, protein MILAKIGRFSLRPSPIVSSGSAKWFASGHNYVTVEPDSEMDNVAIVKMQKKPFNVLCTDMLQQLTTTFQELPKEKKYKAAILTSNIPGVFSAGLDIMSVYGRTSDEIYSFAMDIQNAWIALYGNPMITVAGINGTSPAAGCLLALSCDHRIMAEGKFGIGFNETKVGFVPRFWMKNTMQNVIGFRKTEKALQEGTLFTPSQAKEIGLVDVVAPMDQIIPSCRDFIKQYLKLPYGPRSMTKQMLRQDTIKQLKSAMKEDAEASALYLSDPAFQKVLGSYVAAMSEGKA, encoded by the exons ATGATTCTTGCAAAGATTGGAAGATTTTCCCTGAGACCTTCACCCATTGTCAGTTCAGGATCAGCTAAATGGTTTGCCAGCGGTCACAACTATGTGACGGTAGAACCAGATTCTGAGATGGACA ATGTTGCAATAGTGAAGATGCAGAAGAAGCCATTTAACGTCCTCTGTACAGATATGTTGCAACAACTGACGACAACATTCCAGGAACTACCCAAGGAGAAGAAATATAAAGCGGCCATTTTGACCTCT AACATTCCTGGAGTGTTCAGTGCTGGACTTGACATAATGTCAGTGTACGGAAGGACATCCGATGAGATCTACTCTTTTGCTATGGATATACAAAATGCATGGATTGCTCTGTATGGAAATCCAATGATCACAGTTGCAGGGATAAAT GGCACCAGCCCAGCCGCTGGTTGTCTCTTGGCTTTATCTTGTGATCACAGAATAATGGCAGAAGGAAAATTTGGGATCGGTTTCAACGAGACAAAAGTG GGATTTGTTCCTAGATTTTGGATGAAGAATACGATGCAGAATGTGATCGGATTTAGGAAAACCGAGAAAGCTTTACAAGAAG GAACATTGTTCACACCTTCACAAGCCAAAGAAATAGGTCTGGTCGATGTGGTAGCACCCATGGATCAAATCATACCATCATGCAGGGACTTCatcaaacaatatttaaagCTGCCAT ATGGACCGAGGTCTATGACCAAACAGATGTTGCGTCAGGATACAATTAAACAATTGAAGTCTGCGATGAAAGAAGATGCCGAGGCAAGTGCATTGTATTTGAGCGACCCCGCCTTCCAGAAAGTCTTGGGCAGTTATGTAGCAGCGATGTCTGAAGGGAAGGCGTAA